From a region of the Acanthochromis polyacanthus isolate Apoly-LR-REF ecotype Palm Island chromosome 3, KAUST_Apoly_ChrSc, whole genome shotgun sequence genome:
- the LOC127533299 gene encoding brain acid soluble protein 1-like, whose protein sequence is MPDLLTAVKILASSPVEIAAASVGETSLVTAVRQIESEEKVVESTQEVLEPEALEATPEVAAQEASEEAAAVESEEEMKSVEPEDEALAPAAGEEITEETPAPAVTEEEEAAGASEETAAGPTVEEADAEGQELQTDTAPEDAAPTEEAPSVAEVTITAEAAPVDETSAEEVAVGGTSAAEAGADETSAQEAGAGETSAEEAGAGGTSAEEAGAGGTSAEEAGAGGTSAVEAGAGGTSVAAGGTSAEEGAAEAPAEEAVIGVSQLAAASTGPDLEVLSAAGPESPVHEEEHCHSCHSASAAAAEEVAPSAALGEKPVTKGALDITLEVNEATSLVEGQGTMAVVTAQS, encoded by the exons ATGCCGGATCTGCTCACAGCTGTGAAGATCTTGGCCAGCTCTCCAGTTGAGATCGCAGCAGCTTCAGTTGGTGAGACGAGTCTGGTGACAGCTGTCCGACAAAttgaaagtgaagaaaaagtAGTGGAGTCCACACAGGAGGTGTTGGAACCAGAAGCTCTGGAGGCAACTCCAGAGGTGGCAGCTCAAGAGGCATCGGAGGAGGCAGCTGCTGTAGAGAGCGAAGAGGAGATGAAGTCTGTGGAGCCTGAGGATGAAGCATTGGCTCCAGCTGCAGGAGAAGAGATAACAGAGGAGACACCTGCTCCTGCTGTtacagaagaggaggaagctgcTGGTGCTTCTGAGGAAACTGCTGCAGGCCCCACAGTGGAGGAGGCTGATGCTGAAGGTCAGGAACTGCAGACGGACACTGCTCCTGAAGATGCTGCTCCCACTGAGGAAGCTCCTTCTGTTGCGGAGGTCACCATTACTGCTGAAGCTGCTCCAGTGGATGAAACATCAGCAGAGGAGGTagcagttggtggaacatcagcAGCGGAGGCAGGAGCTGATGAAACATCAGCACAGGAGGCAGGAGCTGGTGAAACATCAGCAGAGGAG gcaggagctggtggaacatcagcagaggaggcaggagctggtggaacatcagcagaggaggcaggagctggtggaacatcagcAGTGGAGGCAggagctggtggaacatcagtagcagctggtggaacatcagcAGAAGAGGGAGCAGCTGAAGCTCCAGCAGAGGAAGCAGTCATTGGCGTGTCTCAGCTGGCAGCGGCCTCCACTGGCCCGGACCTGGAGGTTCTTTCAGCTGCAGGACCAGAATCTCCAGTGCATGAAGAGGAACACTGCCACTCCTGCCACTctgcttcagcagcagcagcagaggaggtggCGCCATCTGCTGCTTTGGGAGAGAAGCCGGTCACCAAAGGAGCTCTGGATATTACACTTGAAGTCAATGAGGCCACATCACTGGTGGAGGGACAAG